Proteins from one Faecalibacterium sp. I3-3-33 genomic window:
- a CDS encoding citrate synthase codes for MNFAHAEVATLDPTTMRTLCEEYIANNYIDPETSERLGVKRGLRNPDGTGVLAGLTNVCDVVGYKKDQEGHVIPTPGKLIYRGVNINEIVDEAYRNDRFVFEEVIWLLLFGSLPTREQLDDFCEILAESRALPDGFMDTMNAPSPNIMNKLQRCVLGLYSYDDRAEDLSLENILNQSINLIASMPTMMVNAYQMKRRYYDKQSMFFHLPKPGQSTAEHILSTYRPDQKFTHEEAKLLDMCLLVHADHGGGNCSTFTTRVLSSSGTDTYSAISAAIGALKGPKHGGANLMVNRQLQDILKHVENPEDDDEVREYLRRILRKQAGDGSGLIYGMGHAVYTISDPREVILKQRAKHLAYEKGFEEEYNMLCSIERLAPGIFAEEKGSSKPVCANVDLFSGLIYNMLGISEDLYTPLFAIARVPGWCAHRVEEVIFANRIIRPAYKYLGVRQKYKPIEER; via the coding sequence ATGAACTTTGCACACGCAGAAGTGGCGACGCTGGACCCGACGACCATGCGTACCCTGTGCGAGGAGTACATCGCAAACAACTACATCGACCCGGAGACCAGCGAGCGGCTGGGGGTCAAGCGCGGTCTGCGCAACCCGGATGGCACCGGCGTGCTGGCCGGCCTGACCAACGTCTGCGACGTTGTGGGCTACAAAAAGGATCAGGAGGGTCATGTGATCCCCACCCCCGGCAAGCTGATCTACCGGGGCGTCAACATCAACGAGATCGTGGACGAGGCTTACCGCAACGACCGCTTCGTGTTTGAGGAAGTGATCTGGCTGCTTTTGTTCGGCAGCCTGCCCACCCGGGAGCAGCTGGACGATTTCTGCGAGATCCTGGCAGAATCCCGCGCCCTGCCGGACGGCTTCATGGACACCATGAACGCCCCCTCGCCCAATATCATGAACAAGTTACAGCGCTGTGTGCTGGGCCTGTACTCCTATGACGACCGCGCCGAGGATCTGAGCCTTGAGAATATTCTGAACCAGAGCATCAACCTGATCGCCAGTATGCCCACCATGATGGTGAACGCTTACCAGATGAAGCGCCGCTACTACGACAAGCAGAGCATGTTCTTCCACCTGCCCAAGCCCGGCCAGAGCACGGCAGAGCACATCCTCAGCACCTACCGCCCGGATCAGAAGTTCACCCACGAGGAGGCAAAGCTGCTGGATATGTGCCTGCTGGTGCACGCAGACCACGGCGGCGGCAACTGTTCCACCTTTACCACCCGCGTGCTGTCCTCCTCCGGCACGGACACCTACTCGGCTATCTCTGCGGCCATCGGTGCCCTGAAGGGCCCCAAGCACGGCGGCGCGAACCTGATGGTCAACCGCCAGCTGCAGGATATCCTCAAGCATGTTGAGAACCCGGAGGATGACGATGAGGTGCGCGAGTATCTGCGCCGCATCCTGCGCAAGCAGGCGGGCGACGGCTCCGGCCTGATCTACGGCATGGGTCATGCGGTTTACACCATCAGCGACCCCCGTGAGGTCATCCTGAAGCAGCGCGCAAAGCATCTGGCCTACGAAAAGGGCTTTGAGGAAGAGTACAACATGCTGTGCAGCATCGAGCGGCTGGCACCCGGCATCTTTGCTGAGGAAAAGGGCAGCTCCAAGCCGGTGTGTGCCAACGTGGACCTGTTCAGCGGCCTGATCTACAACATGCTGGGCATCTCGGAGGATCTGTACACCCCGCTGTTCGCCATCGCCCGTGTGCCGGGCTGGTGCGCACACCGGGTGGAAGAGGTGATCTTTGCCAACCGGATCATCCGCCCGGCCTACAAGTATCTGGGCGTGCGCCAGAAATATAAGCCCATCGAGGAACGTTAA
- a CDS encoding S41 family peptidase yields MNRKISLGMAVTIVILAMTVTFSITMLIAMRLFDSTVNSVKEKESMYNKIAEVDRYVRSNDYYTIDETMLYDRLTAGYLLGTGDKYARYYTANAYTELMNIQSGKILGIGVELGIDQTGYAKVTRVYDGSPAQEAGIAVGDYITTVGDTDVKSLSGADAVYKALQGEAGTTVTVTWLDSAAASKTAELTHSGYTSTTVDYQLLDNVGYIRIRQFDGTTPSELDYALRTLTANGAASLVFDLRDNGGGILEDAVNCIDLIAPEGTVAYAEDKNGNRTVIGSSDAESSISLPMVCLVNGNTASAAELFAATLRTMNGARLVGTTTMGKGTIQSSPQRLSDGSAVVITVAKLICGDGSCFDGTGLTVDVERALSAEEATNFYDYTPQTDPQVQRAVSAAQQLSGTTTLAGASSAAAADSAAASAAADDTAPAEAAEGEPAEGETAASEPEAAASAAE; encoded by the coding sequence ATGAACCGTAAAATTTCTTTGGGTATGGCGGTCACTATCGTGATCCTTGCCATGACCGTGACCTTTTCCATCACGATGCTCATCGCCATGCGTCTGTTCGACAGCACGGTCAACAGCGTAAAAGAAAAGGAAAGTATGTACAATAAAATCGCTGAGGTGGACCGCTACGTCCGCAGCAACGATTACTACACCATCGACGAGACGATGCTGTACGACCGCCTGACCGCCGGTTATCTGCTGGGCACGGGCGACAAGTACGCCCGCTACTACACCGCCAACGCCTACACTGAGCTGATGAACATCCAGAGCGGCAAGATTTTGGGCATCGGCGTGGAGCTTGGCATCGACCAGACCGGCTACGCCAAGGTGACCCGTGTCTACGATGGCTCTCCCGCGCAGGAGGCGGGCATCGCCGTGGGTGACTATATCACCACCGTGGGCGATACCGATGTCAAGAGCTTGTCCGGCGCAGATGCCGTGTACAAGGCTCTGCAAGGCGAGGCCGGCACTACTGTTACCGTGACATGGCTGGACAGCGCTGCCGCCAGCAAAACGGCTGAGCTGACCCATTCCGGCTACACCAGCACTACCGTGGACTACCAGCTGCTGGACAATGTGGGCTACATCCGTATCCGTCAATTCGACGGCACCACCCCCAGCGAGCTGGACTACGCCCTGCGTACCCTGACCGCAAACGGCGCGGCCAGTCTGGTGTTTGACCTGCGGGACAACGGCGGCGGCATTCTGGAAGATGCCGTAAACTGCATCGACCTGATCGCACCGGAGGGCACGGTGGCCTACGCCGAGGATAAAAACGGCAACCGCACCGTCATCGGCAGCAGCGATGCCGAAAGCTCCATCAGCCTGCCGATGGTCTGTTTGGTCAACGGCAACACCGCCAGCGCAGCCGAGCTGTTCGCAGCCACCCTGCGCACCATGAACGGAGCCCGTCTGGTGGGTACTACCACCATGGGCAAGGGCACTATTCAAAGCAGCCCGCAGCGCCTGTCGGACGGCAGTGCCGTGGTCATCACGGTGGCAAAGCTGATCTGCGGCGACGGCAGCTGCTTTGACGGCACCGGTCTGACGGTGGACGTGGAGCGCGCCCTGAGCGCAGAGGAAGCTACGAACTTCTACGACTATACGCCTCAGACCGACCCGCAGGTGCAGCGCGCAGTCAGCGCTGCACAGCAGCTGAGCGGCACCACTACGCTGGCAGGTGCAAGCTCTGCCGCCGCAGCGGACAGTGCCGCAGCCTCTGCCGCAGCAGACGATACCGCCCCCGCAGAAGCTGCGGAGGGAGAGCCCGCCGAAGGCGAGACTGCCGCGTCTGAGCCGGAAGCTGCTGCAAGCGCAGCGGAGTGA
- the rsmA gene encoding 16S rRNA (adenine(1518)-N(6)/adenine(1519)-N(6))-dimethyltransferase RsmA, whose protein sequence is MPELTDLSVIRALCEKYDFALSKGFGQNFIINPGIPTKIVDASGVDKRYGVIEIGPGIGVLTKELAKRAAKVVSIEVDERLPPLLAETMAGVDNFKLVLQDVLKVDLKALIAEEFPGMPVAVCANLPYYITSPIVMKLLGDRLPIESLTVMVQKEAADRLAAVPGTRASSAISCAVNYYATSKLMFTAAPGSFYPAPKVTSAVVRMDIRPTPAVQVEDEAGYFALVRAAFGQRRKTAANAIAGGLNLPKEKVIAAIEAAGFDARIRPEALTLEDFAKIQQALG, encoded by the coding sequence ATGCCGGAACTGACCGATCTTTCTGTGATCCGTGCCCTGTGCGAAAAATACGATTTTGCACTTTCCAAGGGCTTTGGGCAGAACTTTATCATCAACCCGGGCATCCCCACCAAGATCGTGGATGCCAGCGGGGTAGACAAGCGCTACGGTGTCATTGAGATCGGCCCCGGCATCGGTGTGCTGACCAAGGAGCTGGCCAAGCGCGCCGCCAAGGTGGTGTCCATTGAGGTGGACGAGCGCCTGCCGCCCCTGCTGGCCGAGACCATGGCCGGGGTGGACAACTTCAAGCTGGTGCTGCAGGACGTGCTGAAGGTGGACCTGAAAGCCCTCATCGCCGAGGAATTCCCCGGTATGCCGGTGGCGGTGTGCGCAAACCTGCCCTACTACATCACCAGCCCCATCGTGATGAAGCTGCTGGGCGACCGCCTGCCCATCGAGAGCCTGACCGTCATGGTGCAGAAGGAGGCCGCAGACCGTCTGGCTGCCGTGCCCGGCACCCGCGCTTCCAGCGCCATCAGCTGCGCGGTGAACTACTACGCCACCTCCAAGCTGATGTTCACCGCCGCACCGGGCAGCTTTTACCCCGCCCCCAAGGTGACCAGCGCCGTGGTGCGCATGGATATCCGGCCCACCCCCGCCGTGCAGGTGGAGGACGAGGCGGGCTACTTTGCGCTGGTGCGCGCCGCCTTTGGCCAGCGCCGCAAGACCGCCGCCAATGCCATTGCGGGCGGGCTGAATCTGCCCAAGGAGAAAGTCATTGCCGCCATCGAGGCCGCTGGCTTCGATGCCCGCATCCGCCCGGAGGCTCTGACGCTGGAGGACTTTGCAAAGATCCAGCAGGCACTGGGCTGA
- a CDS encoding murein hydrolase activator EnvC family protein: MSKAMHAKPFRLTGPYTGRHARPESPCSKLIRAVSLGLACVCLLLTATVYPASAATNSTSMASLQTKLDKLSQSINQHKKELSDAKKKESAAKALENELKERVTVLQDQICVLGGQIAAVQNSIGEKEQQIGVMQTQITDKQTQIEQKQAEIDGQWDDFKKHMAAMQELRDGGSVAMLSAVNDLYELLTFNEVMQDISIKDTEIMNKMKSAKQGLEDDKAALEEQKASLEAEKAELQSQKSELDSQNAQMKGKQSELNSSISAAQLSAAEAQAAQQKAQAAIESDELNYEAVKKEIQKMIAAASASKPQLSFSGFACPLKSYSRISSEYGWRKNPVSGVNKLHAGIDFAAAGGTPIYAAASGYVQVAGWSTGGYGNYVIIYHGKMSDGNTYTTLYAHMRSVATSAGKYVKQGELIGYVGSTGNSTGNHLHLEVWKGGSKANAVNPRSCIPIPHN, from the coding sequence ATGAGTAAAGCAATGCACGCAAAGCCCTTCCGGCTCACAGGCCCTTATACCGGTCGGCACGCCCGGCCGGAAAGCCCCTGCAGCAAGCTGATCCGTGCGGTCAGCCTTGGGCTGGCCTGTGTCTGCCTGCTGCTGACGGCTACGGTGTACCCGGCCTCGGCAGCTACCAATAGCACCAGTATGGCCAGCTTGCAGACCAAGCTGGATAAGCTTTCCCAGTCCATCAACCAGCACAAAAAGGAGCTGTCGGACGCCAAAAAGAAGGAGTCTGCCGCCAAAGCGCTGGAAAACGAACTGAAGGAGCGGGTCACCGTTCTGCAGGATCAGATCTGTGTGCTCGGCGGTCAGATCGCCGCAGTGCAGAACAGCATCGGCGAAAAGGAACAGCAGATCGGTGTGATGCAGACCCAGATCACGGACAAGCAGACCCAGATCGAGCAAAAGCAGGCCGAGATCGACGGTCAGTGGGACGATTTCAAAAAGCACATGGCTGCCATGCAGGAGCTGCGGGACGGCGGCAGCGTAGCCATGCTCAGCGCAGTGAACGACCTGTACGAGCTGCTTACCTTCAACGAGGTGATGCAGGATATCTCCATCAAGGACACCGAGATCATGAACAAAATGAAGTCTGCCAAGCAGGGGCTGGAGGACGATAAGGCCGCGCTGGAAGAGCAGAAAGCCAGTCTGGAAGCCGAGAAGGCTGAACTGCAGAGCCAGAAGAGCGAGCTGGACAGCCAGAACGCCCAGATGAAGGGTAAGCAGAGCGAGCTGAACAGCAGCATCTCTGCGGCACAGCTTTCCGCTGCCGAGGCACAGGCGGCGCAGCAGAAGGCGCAGGCAGCCATTGAATCCGACGAGTTGAACTACGAGGCCGTGAAAAAGGAGATCCAGAAGATGATCGCCGCAGCCTCTGCCAGCAAGCCGCAGCTGAGCTTTAGCGGCTTTGCCTGCCCGCTGAAGAGTTACAGCCGCATCTCCAGCGAGTACGGCTGGCGCAAGAACCCGGTCTCCGGCGTGAACAAGCTCCATGCCGGCATCGACTTTGCGGCAGCCGGCGGCACGCCTATCTACGCAGCCGCCAGCGGCTATGTGCAGGTGGCAGGCTGGTCCACCGGCGGCTACGGCAACTACGTTATCATCTACCACGGCAAAATGTCCGATGGCAATACCTATACCACCCTGTACGCGCACATGCGCTCGGTGGCTACCAGTGCAGGCAAGTATGTGAAGCAGGGCGAATTGATCGGTTATGTGGGCAGCACCGGCAATTCTACCGGCAACCACCTGCATCTGGAGGTGTGGAAGGGCGGCTCCAAGGCCAACGCCGTGAACCCCCGCAGCTGCATCCCCATCCCCCACAACTAG
- the spoIID gene encoding stage II sporulation protein D has product MKRSFLLLCAVLLVLGCALPCAAYRLARTTLAQGAAPSAAEAASAASEESSEQEAPSPADTTDTICFTDQSTGQAVELPLREYLIGAVAAEMPVSWPDEALKAQAVAAHSYALYRRDHSTEENGAWFTADPARRQGCLTDAVLHSYWGTAYAANYARLSALVDAVQTQVLYYGDAPAGTSYFAMSNGRTEASENVWGTALPYLVPVDSSTDTAADNYEYTLNLSAAQLQQLLAERLGIAADLSQQAQWFGAPTLTPSGYVGTLPVCGQTVQGTALRKALGLRSACFMVVWQSGTFSFTTKGYGHGVGMSQWGAKALAEQGADYRAILAHYYPGTELRG; this is encoded by the coding sequence ATGAAACGTTCCTTTTTGCTGCTGTGCGCCGTTCTGCTGGTGCTGGGCTGCGCACTGCCGTGTGCTGCCTACCGCCTTGCCCGCACGACCCTTGCGCAGGGTGCTGCTCCGTCCGCAGCCGAAGCCGCCTCTGCCGCCTCGGAGGAAAGCAGCGAGCAAGAAGCTCCCTCCCCTGCCGACACGACCGATACCATCTGCTTTACGGATCAGAGCACCGGGCAGGCGGTAGAATTGCCGCTGCGGGAGTACCTGATCGGAGCAGTTGCTGCCGAGATGCCGGTCAGCTGGCCGGACGAAGCACTGAAGGCGCAGGCGGTGGCGGCGCACAGCTACGCCCTCTACCGCCGGGACCACAGCACCGAGGAAAACGGCGCATGGTTCACCGCAGACCCCGCCCGGCGGCAAGGCTGCCTGACCGATGCGGTGCTGCACAGCTACTGGGGCACTGCCTACGCAGCCAACTACGCCCGGCTTTCCGCGCTGGTGGACGCGGTACAGACGCAGGTGCTGTATTATGGCGATGCCCCCGCCGGGACAAGCTACTTTGCCATGTCCAATGGCCGCACCGAGGCCAGCGAAAACGTCTGGGGCACTGCCCTGCCCTATCTTGTACCGGTGGACAGCAGCACCGACACCGCCGCCGACAACTACGAATACACCCTGAACCTTTCCGCCGCCCAATTACAGCAGCTGCTGGCGGAGCGGCTAGGCATCGCCGCTGATCTTTCGCAGCAGGCGCAGTGGTTCGGCGCGCCGACGCTCACCCCTTCCGGCTATGTGGGCACCCTGCCGGTATGCGGGCAGACGGTGCAGGGCACCGCTCTGCGCAAGGCGCTGGGGCTGCGCAGCGCCTGCTTTATGGTGGTCTGGCAGAGCGGAACCTTTTCCTTTACCACAAAAGGTTATGGACACGGCGTAGGCATGAGCCAGTGGGGCGCAAAGGCACTGGCCGAGCAGGGCGCAGACTACCGTGCCATTCTGGCGCACTATTACCCCGGCACGGAGCTGCGGGGGTAA
- a CDS encoding right-handed parallel beta-helix repeat-containing protein codes for MKKAKQPIRRTLAGLLAGALLLGMTPLAAFAEDSTSASGWQFKAFGTSSAANVNTLAEGADIHSKVTLNACTVKEDGTINKKGGKFVADSPADGLSFYYTTIDPTKENFYLQADVTIDYVNPAPDGQEGFALMLRDSLSGSGSYFSNQISVAGTKLPLDGVEIKDAVGVRSYTGIISNETAASNEVKATRAAFSSQTIKQGDTYRVSLAKTSNSYVATQYAINADGTTGTVIGSSTLYIPAKNSTATSVSKYAELDDPMTVQEANKAYLGFAAARGMNVTFSNVTYTTSAWNASEWTLQPTSYIDPVYQITSPSTCTGSSYALAFKANADGTAKVYANGKLVDKDLAVKAGETLTRSYTVTRDTTFKVVFTPDKNYVISAFEKLSSYKAATIEKKVSLRALGANGIIVVTPDGSATHNGTSAADAVDLQTALNYAAAGQTIQLAGGTYHLTGELKVERGRDGTAEAPITLTTADGSYATLDFGGVGTGFSVWGNYWNISKLNITNTKDGAKGMQLAGSHCVLEQMNFYNNGNTGLQVSGLSTDNKALWPSYNTIKNCTSMNNADRAMEDADGFAAKLTTGEGNVFDGCIAAYNADDGWDLFAKAATGSIGAVTIQNCVAYKNGYLMLAAEPVKKQPLQFPTVACDANGNLSFGNVATTIEAGNGNGFKMGGTNLPGNHKLLNSISYDNAAKGIDSNSCPDVKVYNSTSYNNEGYNVALYTGNKSAVTDYAADGIISFRKGTDGKEQLALQSQSSTAVYGPENFYWDAETQTSHNKSTNTVTVKESWFQSLDTSVAPTRNADGSIDMHGLLLLTAEGLATTDAGARGAVWGQAEAAKATFWVVGDSTVSPFNDSYYLPREGYGEELENYFNAKVYNLAVSGASSKDFTGMANYATLLKGSDTVPALGDAAGDKFLLIGFGHNDEKTEPARYTNPNGDYKTEGSFANSLYVNYIQPALERGVIPVVCTPIARLTEANNKASYDGASGHKTTTVTIGDAVYEGGDYAQAIRDMCSALHLICVDLTDATINENIAMGKKAQYTHSFTGAKADKRGKLSPTGLDLTHTNSYGAKLNAWLIAQLTADTPLGAYNRNKAKPTYKQFYGDAANPDYVPSSYAAPTQTSKLWPAFTDANGTVWNGSAFGNVGGDDKISGGDFTAAVDGQNITLGVANNRGKIASTVDGLMMYYVQLPAGTNFTLTAKATVNKLAKNNQVSFGLMARDEMYVDTSISDPMGDYVAVGTRNQGAVNCFGRKSGALYDGPAATAKYGAGDTVDLKLVGTADGFTLTYGDNETASAGFDYALTAVDSDYIYVGFYVARNASVTFSDVQLTTSGVSSGSPLKTAWNRIVSIFPF; via the coding sequence ATGAAAAAAGCAAAGCAACCCATCCGGCGCACTCTGGCCGGGCTGCTGGCAGGTGCGCTGCTGCTGGGCATGACGCCGCTGGCTGCATTTGCAGAGGACAGCACCTCTGCAAGCGGCTGGCAGTTCAAGGCCTTCGGCACCTCCTCCGCAGCAAACGTCAACACCCTCGCAGAGGGTGCAGACATCCACAGCAAAGTCACCCTGAACGCCTGCACCGTCAAGGAGGACGGCACCATCAACAAAAAGGGCGGCAAGTTTGTTGCCGACTCCCCCGCCGATGGTCTTTCCTTCTACTACACCACCATCGACCCCACCAAGGAAAACTTCTATCTGCAAGCCGATGTGACCATCGACTACGTCAACCCCGCCCCGGACGGTCAGGAGGGCTTTGCGCTGATGCTGCGCGACAGTCTGAGCGGTTCCGGCAGCTACTTCTCCAACCAGATCTCCGTTGCCGGTACCAAGCTCCCGCTGGACGGCGTAGAGATCAAGGACGCCGTGGGTGTGCGCAGCTACACCGGCATCATCTCCAACGAGACCGCCGCCTCTAATGAGGTCAAGGCCACCCGCGCTGCCTTCAGCAGCCAGACCATCAAGCAGGGCGACACCTACCGTGTCAGCCTTGCCAAGACCAGCAACAGCTACGTTGCCACCCAGTATGCCATCAATGCGGACGGCACCACTGGCACGGTCATCGGCTCTTCTACCCTGTACATCCCGGCAAAGAACAGCACCGCCACCAGTGTTTCCAAGTACGCGGAGCTGGACGACCCCATGACCGTGCAGGAGGCAAACAAGGCTTATCTGGGCTTTGCAGCTGCCCGCGGCATGAATGTGACCTTCTCCAACGTCACCTACACCACCAGTGCATGGAATGCCTCGGAGTGGACCTTGCAGCCCACCAGTTACATCGACCCGGTGTACCAGATCACCAGCCCCTCCACCTGCACCGGCAGCAGCTACGCGCTGGCTTTCAAGGCCAATGCAGACGGCACCGCCAAGGTGTACGCCAACGGCAAGCTTGTGGACAAGGACCTTGCCGTCAAGGCCGGCGAGACCCTGACCCGGAGCTACACCGTGACTCGCGACACCACCTTTAAGGTGGTGTTCACCCCGGACAAGAACTACGTCATCAGCGCCTTTGAAAAGCTGAGCAGCTACAAGGCCGCCACTATTGAAAAGAAGGTCTCGCTGCGGGCTCTGGGCGCAAACGGTATCATCGTGGTCACCCCGGACGGCAGCGCAACCCACAACGGCACCAGCGCTGCGGACGCCGTAGACCTGCAGACCGCGCTGAACTACGCCGCCGCAGGCCAGACCATCCAGCTGGCAGGCGGCACCTACCACCTGACCGGTGAGCTGAAAGTAGAGCGCGGCCGTGACGGCACCGCCGAGGCTCCCATCACCCTGACCACCGCAGACGGCAGCTACGCCACACTGGACTTTGGCGGCGTGGGCACCGGCTTCAGCGTCTGGGGCAACTACTGGAACATCAGCAAGCTGAACATCACCAACACCAAGGACGGTGCCAAGGGCATGCAGCTGGCCGGCAGCCATTGCGTGCTGGAGCAGATGAACTTCTACAACAACGGCAACACCGGCTTGCAGGTCTCCGGCCTGTCTACGGACAACAAGGCACTGTGGCCCAGCTACAACACCATTAAGAACTGCACCTCTATGAACAACGCCGACCGCGCCATGGAAGATGCCGACGGCTTTGCCGCCAAGCTGACCACCGGCGAGGGCAACGTGTTTGACGGCTGCATCGCAGCTTACAACGCCGACGACGGCTGGGACCTGTTCGCCAAGGCTGCTACCGGCTCCATCGGTGCCGTTACCATCCAGAACTGCGTTGCCTACAAAAACGGCTACCTGATGCTGGCCGCAGAGCCGGTCAAGAAGCAGCCGCTGCAATTCCCCACCGTTGCCTGTGACGCAAACGGCAACCTGAGCTTTGGCAATGTGGCCACCACCATCGAGGCAGGCAACGGCAACGGCTTCAAGATGGGCGGCACCAACCTGCCCGGCAACCACAAGCTGCTGAACTCCATCTCCTACGACAACGCCGCCAAGGGCATCGACTCCAACTCCTGCCCGGACGTAAAGGTGTACAACTCCACCTCCTACAACAACGAGGGCTACAACGTTGCACTGTACACCGGCAATAAGTCTGCCGTGACCGACTACGCCGCTGACGGCATCATTTCCTTCCGCAAGGGCACGGACGGCAAGGAGCAGCTGGCACTCCAGAGCCAGAGCAGCACCGCTGTCTACGGCCCGGAAAACTTCTATTGGGACGCCGAGACCCAGACCAGCCACAACAAATCCACCAACACCGTCACGGTGAAGGAGAGCTGGTTCCAGAGTCTGGATACCTCCGTTGCCCCCACCCGCAACGCAGACGGCAGCATTGATATGCACGGCCTGCTGCTGCTCACCGCCGAGGGTCTGGCTACCACCGATGCCGGTGCGCGCGGCGCCGTGTGGGGTCAGGCAGAAGCCGCCAAGGCCACCTTCTGGGTGGTGGGCGACTCCACCGTCTCCCCCTTCAACGACAGCTATTACCTCCCCCGCGAGGGCTACGGCGAAGAACTTGAGAACTACTTCAACGCCAAAGTCTACAATCTGGCCGTTTCCGGCGCATCCAGCAAGGACTTTACCGGCATGGCCAACTACGCCACCCTGCTGAAGGGTTCCGACACGGTGCCCGCACTGGGCGATGCCGCCGGGGACAAGTTCCTGCTCATCGGCTTCGGCCACAACGATGAAAAGACCGAGCCTGCCCGCTACACCAACCCCAACGGCGACTACAAGACCGAGGGTTCCTTTGCCAACAGCCTTTACGTCAACTACATCCAGCCCGCACTGGAGCGCGGCGTTATCCCCGTGGTGTGCACCCCCATTGCCCGCCTGACCGAGGCGAACAACAAGGCCAGCTATGACGGTGCTTCCGGCCACAAGACTACCACCGTCACCATCGGTGATGCCGTCTATGAGGGCGGCGACTACGCACAGGCCATCCGCGATATGTGCAGCGCGCTGCACCTCATCTGCGTGGACCTGACCGATGCTACCATCAATGAAAACATCGCCATGGGCAAAAAGGCACAGTACACCCACAGCTTTACCGGCGCAAAGGCCGACAAGCGCGGCAAGCTCTCCCCCACCGGCCTTGACTTGACCCACACCAACAGCTACGGCGCAAAGCTGAACGCATGGCTTATTGCCCAGCTTACCGCCGATACCCCGCTGGGCGCTTACAACCGGAACAAGGCAAAGCCCACCTACAAGCAGTTCTACGGCGATGCCGCAAACCCGGACTATGTGCCCTCCAGCTACGCCGCACCCACCCAGACCAGCAAGCTGTGGCCTGCCTTTACCGATGCCAACGGCACGGTATGGAACGGCTCTGCCTTCGGCAACGTAGGCGGTGACGACAAGATCTCCGGCGGCGATTTCACCGCCGCTGTCGATGGCCAGAACATCACGCTGGGCGTTGCCAACAACCGCGGCAAGATCGCATCCACGGTGGACGGCCTGATGATGTACTACGTCCAGCTGCCCGCCGGCACCAATTTCACCCTGACCGCAAAGGCCACCGTGAACAAGCTTGCCAAGAACAATCAGGTCTCCTTCGGCCTGATGGCGCGCGACGAGATGTACGTTGACACCAGCATCTCCGACCCCATGGGCGATTATGTGGCCGTGGGCACCCGGAATCAGGGCGCTGTCAACTGCTTCGGCCGCAAGAGCGGTGCGCTGTATGACGGCCCCGCCGCAACCGCAAAGTACGGTGCAGGCGATACCGTGGACCTGAAGCTCGTAGGCACTGCCGATGGCTTCACCCTGACCTACGGCGATAACGAGACCGCTTCTGCCGGTTTCGACTACGCCCTGACCGCTGTGGATTCCGATTACATCTATGTCGGCTTCTACGTTGCCCGCAACGCAAGCGTCACCTTCAGCGATGTGCAGCTGACCACCAGCGGCGTCTCCTCCGGTTCCCCGCTCAAGACTGCATGGAACCGCATCGTCAGCATCTTCCCTTTCTGA